From Desulfovibrio legallii, one genomic window encodes:
- a CDS encoding IMP cyclohydrolase translates to MADLKSMYSTVHKDAFPDTLTILLGDEKLVYHKRTWTLDKEEKGLRYGENPDQPAALYALAEGSLSCGGLNWRGPGNGIVSALTEGQMLQAGKHPGKTNLTDVDNGANILQYLTDRPAALILKHNNPCGAAWSREGLGTALDKAFWCDRIAAFGGAVVVNRPFTREAAEMVAANYFEVVAAPAFEEGAVDILKSRKNLRIMELPGLGRLEELTHSAFLDVKSLADGGIIVQKSFVNRILTDADFLPATASTREGLAVTARAPSKAELDDLRFAWAVEAGVTSNSVIFARDGATLAIGTGEQDRVGCVELAAHKARTKYADMLAFREKGLSLYELKQKAVTDADAARTLEDIARRTEEARGGLTGSVLVSDGFFPFRDGVDVAVAQGVRAIAQPGGSLRDAEVIMACNEAQPQVAMVFTGQRSFKH, encoded by the coding sequence ATGGCGGACCTCAAATCCATGTACAGCACCGTCCACAAGGACGCTTTCCCCGATACCCTGACCATATTGCTGGGGGACGAAAAACTCGTCTACCACAAACGCACCTGGACCCTCGACAAGGAGGAAAAAGGCCTGCGTTACGGCGAAAATCCGGACCAGCCCGCCGCGCTCTACGCCCTGGCGGAGGGTTCGTTGAGCTGCGGGGGCCTCAACTGGCGGGGACCGGGCAACGGCATTGTTTCGGCCCTGACCGAAGGGCAGATGCTGCAGGCCGGCAAGCACCCCGGCAAGACAAACCTCACGGACGTGGACAACGGGGCCAACATTCTGCAGTACCTTACGGACCGCCCGGCCGCGCTCATCCTCAAGCACAACAATCCCTGCGGCGCGGCCTGGAGCCGCGAGGGCCTGGGTACGGCCCTGGACAAGGCTTTCTGGTGCGACCGCATCGCCGCCTTTGGCGGGGCTGTGGTGGTCAACCGCCCCTTTACCCGTGAGGCTGCAGAAATGGTGGCCGCCAACTACTTTGAAGTGGTGGCCGCCCCGGCCTTTGAGGAAGGCGCAGTGGACATCCTCAAGAGCCGCAAAAATCTGCGCATTATGGAACTGCCCGGCCTGGGGCGGCTGGAAGAGCTGACCCATTCGGCCTTCCTGGACGTCAAAAGCCTGGCGGACGGCGGCATCATTGTGCAGAAATCCTTTGTGAACCGCATTCTCACGGACGCGGACTTTCTGCCCGCCACGGCCTCCACCAGAGAGGGCCTTGCCGTCACCGCCCGCGCGCCCAGCAAGGCGGAGCTGGACGATCTGCGCTTTGCCTGGGCCGTGGAGGCCGGAGTGACCTCCAATTCCGTCATCTTTGCCCGCGACGGAGCCACCCTGGCCATCGGCACCGGCGAGCAGGACCGGGTGGGCTGCGTGGAACTGGCGGCCCACAAAGCGCGTACCAAGTATGCAGATATGCTGGCCTTTCGTGAAAAAGGCCTGTCCCTCTACGAGCTCAAACAAAAGGCCGTTACCGATGCGGACGCGGCCCGCACCCTGGAAGACATTGCGCGCCGCACCGAAGAAGCCCGCGGCGGGCTGACGGGTTCCGTGCTGGTTTCGGACGGCTTCTTCCCCTTCCGTGACGGGGTGGACGTGGCCGTGGCTCAGGGCGTGCGGGCCATTGCCCAGCCCGGCGGCTCCTTGCGCGACGCCGAGGTCATCATGGCCTGCAACGAAGCCCAACCCCAGGTGGCCATGGTCTTTACGGGCCAGCGCTCCTTCAAGCACTAG
- a CDS encoding cobyrinate a,c-diamide synthase, translating to MPSSGPCALPRLCVTALAGGGGKTLLTLGLAGALRRQGLTVQPFKKGPDYIDAAWLALAAGRPCTNLDPYFLPPERLRALFVHTLRTACAVFSGPGGADVAGQAASVLGLVEGNRGLFDGLDVAGSCSTAALARELACPVLLSLDCTKMTRTAAAVVRGVQAFEPDVPLVGVVLNRVGSARHENLLRRALETYTDLPVLGALPRLAANPLPERHMGLAARGDALGPQAADALERLAALAREHLDLPAVLGLARHAPPFTAAAFWPATPELAATVSADQTTSAPHATGTPPPDPAPAVCICSAAPRALVVPPVVAERTPCAAPAPARETAPRIGYVRDAALWFYYGENLEALERAGARLIRLSTLDAAPWPALDGLYLGGGFPEDCAAELSLSPQLTGLRRLADAGLPIYAECGGFMLLSQGIEREGRLWPMAGIFPVTAQFLPRPQGLGYVCGRVTAANPFFPLGLELRGHEFHYSRCRWQGNPPHFALRLDKGVGMGRAQGQTLDGLLHRQVWASYTHIFAPAVPCWAHNFAAAARAFAERARKKRENSGQARG from the coding sequence ATGCCGTCCTCCGGTCCCTGCGCCCTGCCCCGGCTCTGCGTCACGGCCCTGGCCGGAGGCGGCGGCAAGACCCTGCTGACTCTGGGGCTGGCCGGAGCTCTGCGCCGGCAGGGGCTTACGGTGCAGCCCTTCAAGAAAGGGCCGGACTATATTGACGCGGCCTGGCTTGCCCTGGCCGCCGGGCGGCCCTGCACCAACCTGGACCCTTACTTTCTGCCGCCGGAACGGCTGCGCGCCCTGTTTGTCCACACCCTGCGCACGGCCTGCGCGGTTTTTTCCGGACCCGGCGGCGCAGACGTCGCCGGACAGGCGGCGTCCGTGCTGGGCTTGGTGGAGGGCAACCGGGGCCTGTTTGACGGGCTGGACGTGGCAGGCAGCTGCTCCACGGCGGCCCTGGCGCGAGAGCTGGCCTGCCCCGTGCTGCTCAGCCTGGACTGCACCAAGATGACCCGCACGGCAGCGGCCGTGGTGCGCGGGGTGCAGGCCTTTGAACCGGACGTGCCCCTGGTGGGGGTGGTGCTCAACCGGGTGGGCTCAGCCCGGCATGAAAATCTGCTGCGCCGCGCCCTGGAAACCTATACGGATCTGCCCGTGCTGGGCGCGCTGCCCCGTCTGGCCGCCAACCCCCTGCCCGAAAGACATATGGGCCTGGCCGCCCGCGGCGACGCCCTGGGGCCGCAGGCCGCCGACGCTCTGGAGCGTCTGGCCGCCCTGGCCCGCGAACATCTGGACCTGCCCGCCGTGCTGGGCCTGGCCCGTCACGCCCCGCCCTTCACGGCGGCGGCCTTCTGGCCCGCTACGCCCGAACTAGCGGCCACAGTTTCTGCGGACCAGACAACGAGCGCCCCCCACGCCACGGGGACGCCCCCCCCCGACCCCGCCCCGGCGGTCTGCATCTGCAGCGCCGCGCCACGCGCGCTTGTTGTGCCCCCTGTTGTCGCAGAGCGCACGCCCTGCGCAGCGCCCGCTCCGGCACGGGAGACAGCCCCGCGCATCGGCTATGTGCGGGACGCGGCCCTGTGGTTCTATTACGGCGAAAATCTGGAAGCCCTGGAACGCGCCGGGGCGCGGCTCATCCGGCTTTCCACGCTGGACGCGGCCCCCTGGCCCGCTTTGGACGGCCTGTACCTTGGCGGCGGCTTCCCTGAAGACTGTGCGGCGGAACTGAGCCTTTCGCCGCAGCTCACGGGCCTGCGCCGCCTGGCAGACGCGGGCTTGCCCATCTACGCCGAATGCGGCGGTTTCATGCTGCTCTCCCAGGGCATTGAGCGCGAAGGCAGACTGTGGCCCATGGCCGGAATTTTCCCCGTGACGGCGCAGTTCCTGCCCCGGCCCCAGGGCCTCGGCTATGTCTGCGGCCGGGTTACGGCGGCCAATCCGTTTTTCCCCTTGGGGCTTGAACTGCGCGGGCATGAGTTCCACTATTCCCGCTGTCGCTGGCAAGGCAACCCGCCGCATTTTGCCCTGCGCCTGGACAAGGGCGTTGGTATGGGCCGGGCACAGGGGCAGACGCTGGACGGCCTGCTGCACAGGCAGGTCTGGGCCTCCTATACCCACATTTTTGCCCCGGCCGTGCCCTGCTGGGCACACAACTTTGCAGCCGCGGCCCGGGCCTTTGCCGAACGCGCCCGGAAAAAACGCGAAAACAGCGGCCAGGCCCGCGGCTGA
- a CDS encoding helix-turn-helix transcriptional regulator, translating into MSKQEAAPPPPAPPRPQTSAAVKPRSRRPGVALHKGESGPIFANAVRVAGMVARTLGPFCEVAVHDFSDMQHSLIHLEGSLTGRRVGAPVASMVAKALRRGGDAVEDAFAFASTTPSGLTLKSSICFLRNGRDEVVGAICLHFDLTDLERFQGVLHGLMRFENAPGRELTELFPACLSDTSDSIIETAIRKAGKHPAAMNREEKKQFVRMMDEEGAFQVKGMVQHLARAMRISIYTVYNYMRQIKEEEQGKGLGGMEE; encoded by the coding sequence ATGTCTAAGCAAGAAGCCGCCCCGCCCCCTCCGGCGCCGCCCCGCCCCCAAACCTCTGCCGCCGTAAAACCCCGCTCCCGCCGCCCCGGCGTCGCCCTCCACAAGGGCGAAAGTGGCCCCATCTTCGCCAATGCCGTGCGCGTGGCCGGCATGGTGGCCCGCACCCTGGGGCCTTTTTGCGAAGTGGCCGTACATGATTTCAGCGATATGCAACATTCGCTCATTCACCTTGAGGGTTCTTTGACGGGACGGCGCGTGGGCGCGCCCGTCGCCAGCATGGTAGCCAAGGCCCTGCGTCGGGGCGGCGACGCGGTGGAGGACGCCTTTGCCTTTGCCTCCACCACGCCTTCGGGCCTGACGCTCAAGTCCTCCATCTGCTTTCTGCGCAACGGTCGGGACGAGGTGGTGGGCGCCATTTGCCTGCACTTTGACCTTACGGATCTGGAGCGTTTTCAGGGCGTGCTGCACGGGCTGATGCGCTTTGAAAACGCTCCGGGCAGGGAACTGACCGAGCTTTTTCCCGCCTGCCTCAGCGACACCAGTGATTCCATCATTGAAACGGCTATCCGCAAGGCGGGCAAGCACCCCGCCGCCATGAACCGGGAAGAAAAAAAACAATTTGTGCGCATGATGGACGAAGAAGGCGCGTTTCAGGTCAAGGGCATGGTGCAGCACCTGGCTCGCGCCATGCGCATTTCCATCTATACTGTCTACAATTATATGCGCCAGATCAAGGAAGAGGAGCAGGGCAAGGGCTTGGGCGGGATGGAGGAATAG